CGGATTTTCTTCGAGGATGCGCTGCTGTTCTGCCTTGCTTTCGGCGGCAAACCAACGTCCAAAATTCTGGGCGGATGCCTGCTTGCCAGCCTGTTCGAACAAGTAGCTTTCGCTGCGTTCGTCGCTGAACCAGAGGAGACCCTTCGTGCGGATAATGCTCGTCGGATAGTCATCGAGGAATGCTTCGAACTTTTCGCGGTTCAGCGGACGGTGGTCTTCGAACACGAATGTGCTGATGCCGTATTCGTCGCCATGCGGATGGTCCTTGTCATGGTGGTGCCCGCAGTGGCAAACACCATGCTCGTGGTCGCAATGGCTGTGGTCTTCATCATCGTGGTCATGATCGTGGTGGTGATGTTCATGTTCGTCATGATCGTCATCATCATCGTCATCGTGGTTGTCGTGACCTTCTTCGTTGAGCTTGATTGCCCAAGTGCTCGATTCGGCAACCTTGTTGAAGTCGAACTGCTTCGTGTCGAGAATGTCCTTCATGTCGACCTTGCCGTAGTTCGTCTCGATCATCTTGGCGGTCGGCTGCAAAGCCTTCACGACTGCCTTCACGTGTTCCAAGTCATGCTTGCTGAGAGCGTCGACCTTGTTCATGATAATCGTGTTGCAGAATTCAATCTGCTGGATGAGCAAGTTTGCGATATCTTCTTCTTCGAGGTCTTCTTCGAGGAGCTTTTCGCCACCGGCAAATTCGTCTGCGAGGCGGAGCACGTCAACGACTGCCACGATGTTGTCCAAATGGCAGGGGAGAGGTCTGCCGTCTTTGCTACGGAGCTGGCTACCCGCAAAGCTGATGGTCTGGGCTATAGGAATCGGCTCGCAGATACCGCTAGCTTCGATGAGAATGTAGTCGAACTTGCCCATTTCCAAAAGTTCGGCGATTTGTTCGATCAAGTCGGTCTTGAGTGAGCAGCAGATACAACCATTCGAAAGCGGGACAACCTTGCCCGAATCTTCCTTCGTGATGTTTCCGCCCTTTTCAATTAAAGTTTGGTCGATGTTCACTTCGCCAATGTCATTTACGATGACGGCGACGTGGTAGCCCTGCTGATTGTTGAGAACGTAGTTGAGGAGAGTTGTTTTGCCGGCTCCCAGGTAACCGGTCAGGAGCGTTATAGGTACTGATTTCATGCGCTAAAATTTACTAAAAAATGGAATTTTAGGCAATGTGACACGGATTACAGGTTCTAGAGCCATTCCAAATTGTACTATCAAACATCTTGCCGTTTTCTTAAAATTTTAATACATTTGTTTTTAGGGATTGAAGCGAGGGCTTTTGAGCCGAGTTTTGTTCCGAAACGAGCTGCTTTGGTTTTCTACCTTTCCTTGAAGGTGGCAGATTGTAGCTTCGCTGTGCTAAATCTTTAATCAAAACAGTTCTGGGCGTCCTTCGGGGCGCCTTTCTTATATGTCATGCCGGACTCTGTTCTCTTTGACTACTTGCAGCTTTGCTGCTTAGTAGTCATGATCCGCGAATGGGGACGGCATCACCTTCTTGTATTGCGAAAAACTATAGATCCAACGACATTTGATCTTCCGCGGGCTTTGCCGTATTGCTCACGGCATCAGCGGGCGCGCGGTCTTCGCTGGCGTTTGCCCCATCCTCGCTTTCATCGGCATTAGCAATCTGCGCCATAAGCCATGCTTCGTCGTGCACGGGAATTCCGAGCTCGTTTGCCTTGGTGAGCTTGGAACCTGCCGCTTCGCCTGCCAAAACCCAGCTAGTCTTTTTACTGACGGAGCCGGAGACCTTGCCGCCGTTCTCTTCGATGAGCTTGCGCGCTTCATCGCGGTCCATGTTCGGGAGCGTTCCCGTGATGACTGCCGTTTGCCCTTGGAACAATGTTTTGACAACGCCCTTGAATTCCGTCGGGAGTCCAAGCGCCACGAGTTCATCAATTTCGTTCGTGTAGAGCGGCGTGTGGAAAAATTCGTAAACGGATTTTCCGATGCGTTCGCCGACGTCGGTCACATTTTGCAGTTCCTCGACCGTAGCCGTGCGGATTTTTTCGAGTGTGCGGAAATGCTTCGCTATGTTTCGGGCGCTGGTGCGGCCTACAAAGCGGATGCCGAGACCGTGCAACAGGTTTTCGAGGCTCTTCTGTTTCGAAGCTTCAATAGCATCGAACACATTCTTAGCGCTCTTCTTCGCCATGCGTTCCTGCGATTCTAGGTCTTCGAGCGTGAGGCGGTAAAGGTCAGGGATGCGCTTGATTTTGCCAGTGGCAAGGAGGCTTGCGATAAGCGCTGGCCCGAGATTTTCGATGTTCATCGCTTCACGGCTTACGAAATGCTCGAACAAACATTGCACTTGTGCCTTGCAATGCAAATTCTCGCAGCGCAAAATCACTTCGCCGTCGATGTGCGTGAGTGGCTCGCCGCATTCCGGGCATTTCTCCGGAGCCACGACGGGGGAGGCGCCGGC
This is a stretch of genomic DNA from Fibrobacter sp. UWB13. It encodes these proteins:
- a CDS encoding GTP-binding protein, with protein sequence MKSVPITLLTGYLGAGKTTLLNYVLNNQQGYHVAVIVNDIGEVNIDQTLIEKGGNITKEDSGKVVPLSNGCICCSLKTDLIEQIAELLEMGKFDYILIEASGICEPIPIAQTISFAGSQLRSKDGRPLPCHLDNIVAVVDVLRLADEFAGGEKLLEEDLEEEDIANLLIQQIEFCNTIIMNKVDALSKHDLEHVKAVVKALQPTAKMIETNYGKVDMKDILDTKQFDFNKVAESSTWAIKLNEEGHDNHDDDDDDDHDEHEHHHHDHDHDDEDHSHCDHEHGVCHCGHHHDKDHPHGDEYGISTFVFEDHRPLNREKFEAFLDDYPTSIIRTKGLLWFSDERSESYLFEQAGKQASAQNFGRWFAAESKAEQQRILEENPQLQKIWDEKYGDRIIRLVFIGQHMDKKKIIQVMNDCLDD